In Silurus meridionalis isolate SWU-2019-XX chromosome 29, ASM1480568v1, whole genome shotgun sequence, one DNA window encodes the following:
- the LOC124381911 gene encoding retinal cone rhodopsin-sensitive cGMP 3',5'-cyclic phosphodiesterase subunit gamma-like, whose protein sequence is MNSAPPAGSALSAPAGGVGPTTPKKGPPKFKQRQTRTFKSKAPKPGQKGFGDDIPGMEGLGTDFTVVCPWEAFGDMELSDLAKYGII, encoded by the exons ATGAACTCTGCACCCCCTGCAGGAAGTGCATTATCAGCTCCAGCAGGCGGAGTTGGCCCAACCACGCCGAAGAAAGGGCCGCCCAAATTCAAACAGAGACAAACACGCACATTTAAGAGCAAGGCACCTAAACCTGGCCAGAAAGG GTTTGGTGATGACATTCCAGGAATGGAAGGGCTCGGCACGG ATTTCACGGTGGTGTGCCCCTGGGAGGCTTTTGGAGACATGGAGCTCAGCGACCTCGCCAAATACGGCATCATTTAA
- the zgc:65811 gene encoding CD81 antigen isoform X2, with protein sequence MALSGCGQICKWIVILFNILFSLLGLGLLAGALYLRLSADIPGELQTNHFIFMLGLCIAIAVVILITAVVGDCGSWSENKSTLSVYCSLLFLLAAASAIGGGVAFVNNKEFSSHVAEFYATIYAQYLIKGDIIRAFLLKLFHNAFDCCGLGGTMQTIMGITNICPQQTSILGIPISTSSSCLSLITSGLQASSVLTFFLVIAGILFLVLVCSVMLAYSIKNSVLYSPPLYY encoded by the exons ATGGCGTTAAGTGGATGTGGACAGATCTGCAAATGGATCGTCATCCTGTTCAACATCCTCTTCAGT TTGCTGGGATTAGGGCTGTTAGCAGGAGCATTGTATCTGCGCTTAAGTGCCGACATTCCCGGGGAACTGCAGACAAACCATTTCATCTTCA tgCTGGGGTTGTGCATTGCCATTGCTGTGGTGATTCTCATCACTGCTGTGGTTGGAGATTGCGGTTCTTGGAGCGAAAATAAATCTACGCTCAGTGtg TACTGTTCACTGCTGTTCCTGCTCGCCGCAGCGTCCGCCATCGGAGGGGGCGTGGCCTTCGTTAATAACAAAGAG TTCTCAAGCCACGTTGCAGAGTTTTACGCCACCATCTACGCCCAGTACCTCATCAAAGGAGACATTATCCGAGCCTTCCTCCTCAAACTGTTTCACAATGCT TTTGACTGTTGTGGCCTGGGAGGAACCATGCAGACCATCATGGGTATCACCAACATCTGTCCACAGCAGACCTCCATACTGGGAATTCCTATCTCCACTTCTTCT AGTTGCCTGTCTCTGATTACAAGTGGCTTGCAGGCCTCTTCAGTTCTGACCTTTTTCCTGGTGATTGCTGGCATTCTg TTCCTGGTGTTGGTCTGCAGTGTTATGTTGGCCTACAGCATAAAGAACAGCGTTCTCTATTCACCACCATTGTACTACTGA
- the zgc:65811 gene encoding CD9 antigen isoform X1, which produces MALSGCGQICKWIVILFNILFSLLGLGLLAGALYLRLSADIPGELQTNHFIFMLGLCIAIAVVILITAVVGDCGSWSENKSTLSVYCSLLFLLAAASAIGGGVAFVNNKEFSSHVAEFYATIYAQYLIKGDIIRAFLLKLFHNAFDCCGLGGTMQTIMGITNICPQQTSILGIPISTSSSCLSLITSGLQASSVLTFFLVIAGILIVVTVCAGFICQQLSRPVPTSPPYIPLSTSTCSPSSFTICSTVPSFSPPSYTSVAE; this is translated from the exons ATGGCGTTAAGTGGATGTGGACAGATCTGCAAATGGATCGTCATCCTGTTCAACATCCTCTTCAGT TTGCTGGGATTAGGGCTGTTAGCAGGAGCATTGTATCTGCGCTTAAGTGCCGACATTCCCGGGGAACTGCAGACAAACCATTTCATCTTCA tgCTGGGGTTGTGCATTGCCATTGCTGTGGTGATTCTCATCACTGCTGTGGTTGGAGATTGCGGTTCTTGGAGCGAAAATAAATCTACGCTCAGTGtg TACTGTTCACTGCTGTTCCTGCTCGCCGCAGCGTCCGCCATCGGAGGGGGCGTGGCCTTCGTTAATAACAAAGAG TTCTCAAGCCACGTTGCAGAGTTTTACGCCACCATCTACGCCCAGTACCTCATCAAAGGAGACATTATCCGAGCCTTCCTCCTCAAACTGTTTCACAATGCT TTTGACTGTTGTGGCCTGGGAGGAACCATGCAGACCATCATGGGTATCACCAACATCTGTCCACAGCAGACCTCCATACTGGGAATTCCTATCTCCACTTCTTCT AGTTGCCTGTCTCTGATTACAAGTGGCTTGCAGGCCTCTTCAGTTCTGACCTTTTTCCTGGTGATTGCTGGCATTCTg ATCGTAGTTACTGTGTGTGCTGGTTTTATTTGCCAGCAGCTGTCCCGCCCTGTCCCCACTTCTCCCCCCTACATCCCTCTCTCCACCAGTACCTGTTCTCCCTCCTCCTTTACCATCTGCTCCACTGtcccttctttctctcctccatcCTACACCTCTGTGGCTGAATAA
- the LOC124382217 gene encoding peripheral myelin protein 22-like, whose amino-acid sequence MLFLLVGIFLLHIATVILLLTATIENAWWTTGLISTDIWSRWLWNGAQWNNTALPSNYSQDYLQAVQASSILACVFSGIGLFVFLAQLFTLPKGKRFILSGVFQLLACLCIMIAASIYTDIFHKEETGWYGPSFIIAWTAFALSLISSIIYFVLRKKTT is encoded by the exons ATGCTGTTCCTCCTGGTTGGTATTTTTCTCCTGCACATTGCTACAGTCATCCTCCTGCTCACGGCCACCATCGAGAAT GCTTGGTGGACCACCGGCTTAATATCCACTGATATTTGGAGTCGATGGCTTTGGAACGGAGCTCAGTGGAACAACACTGCGCTTCCAAGCAACTATTCTcaag attacCTCCAGGCGGTGCAGGCGAGCTCTATATTAGCGTGTGTGTTTTCGGGTATTGGTTTGTTTGTGTTCCTCGCTCAGCTCTTCACACTGCCCAAAGGAAAACGCTTCATCCTGTCAGGAGTGTTCCAGCTGCTGGCct gtctgTGTATTATGATCGCTGCCTCAATCTACACTGACATTTTCCACAAGGAAGAGACGGGATGGTATGGTCCAAGTTTCATCATCGCCTGGACAGCCTTCGCTCTCTCCTTAATCTCCAGCATCATCTACTTCGTCCTGCGCAAGAAAACTACCTGA